The genomic interval ATACATAGAAAACAGAAAAAATTTAAAGTAGAAAGTTCAATAACTAATTTAAAGGCACCTTTCTTCTTGATTACATCTAACATTTTATTTAGTTCAACAACTCCAAAAATAGTGCAAAAAAACGCTACAAACAAACAAGCAAAATAGTAATGAGTTGATAACTTTGACCACTTGTTTATATTTTTAGGTTTGGCAAAACTTGCACCAAACAAAAGGAAAAGTGCAAGTTGAAAAACTAAAATTAAATTAGAAAAATAAAACATAGAGACTCCTAAATTTTATTTATTCGAACTATTTGAATCAACAACAACTGATGCGTCATTTACGACAGTTTGTAAATATAATTCTAAAGGTTTAGGTAATGATAAATTTTCTATAAATTTTGTAGCAATTGTTGATATTCCAAAGGAAAATGTTTTTGCTTTAAATTCATTCCAATCATTTTTAGAACCTGTTATATTAGCTTTCCATCCACTTGCAATTACTGACACTGCTGATGCATAAGTGGCAGTTGCTAAAGCAATAGGCGTAACAGAGATTGTCTGAGGAGTAGTTAAAGAGGCTGTTGCTATTACTGATGCGTCTTTTACAAGATTGTCAGATGTTTGGATTACTGTATTCAATCGTTCTACTTTGGTTTTTTTCTCTGCCTCCTCTCCTGCTTTTTTCCAGGCTTCCTGTTCTTTTTTTTCTCTTTCAACAGTTTTTGCGCTTTTCAATTCAGGGACAGGCTTACCGTTAGGTTGAATTCCAGCCCAGCTTTTAGGGTGCATTTTACCTGCATTTGTTTCATATTGAAGCCGTGCTTTTATCTTTGCTTTTTCTTCTAATAGTTTCCTTTCAGCTTCAGCGTCAAGCGTAGTTGCAGCCTGCCTGCCATAAGGGTCAATTCTCATTACCGGATTCCCTCTGACATAGGAATACAGGTTCCAGGACATGGGGTCTAATTGGTCGTAGTCGTAGCCGGGGTCGGGGGAGAGGAAGCGGCCGGTTTGAGAAGAGTAGTATCTTGCAAGCATATATGTTAGGTCTGTTTCGTAATCTTTTTCGTGGCCTGTGTAGGTTATGGTGTTTAGTACTTCGTCTTTGTTGTTTTCGTAAGGTGCGGTTAGTTCTTCGCCATAAGCAAGGGTGTCTGTTGTGTGTAGGATTTCCCCAAAGTCGTTTAATTTTGATTTTAATTTTTTACCACTATTCAATCCCTAATCCTTATTCCTTTTTACAAAATTCTATCAAATCACACTACACAAAAAAAGCAGGCCAAATAGCCTGCGGGATAAACCTATTTACCTAATAAAATTATTAAATATCTTATAAAAATTAAAAATGATATTATTGCTGCTACAAACACATTAAAAGTTATTAGTTTGTCATTCAAGGAAAGTTTTTTTTCACTTTTATCACTTTTGTAAAATATTAACCCTAAAAAAAATAAAAAAATACTTAATAAAAAATATGCAATACATTTATTTATCGGATTATCCATCATTAACTCTTATTCAATTATTTTTGATGACAAAATGTTTCTACTTTGGGAAACACACACAAAGTAGAAATTGTTTTTACTGGATTTTAATAGATTTATCCCAACTATATTGTTGTTTTGCCTGAAAAGGTGTGTTCTATTTACATGAAGTATTATCAAGAAAACACCTCGTTCTATTTCAACAGGTCTAATAAATTCAATTTCTAATACTGTATCCCCTTTTTTTACTGTCAAGTTAGGGTTTAAACAATATTCTGAATTGAATTTCTCTTCAAAACTATCAAAGCTATCTTTAATTATGCTAATCTTCAATCCTTTATCTTTTAAATCAATAAAGCATTTTTTACATAAATTTATTTCTCCTTTTTCATAATTTGTTAAGAGTCCATGCCAGTAAATCTTCTTTTTATCGTTGCTTCTTACACTTTTTAAAAATGCTGGCATTTTATAATAAGGGATTGATTTATTAACCTCTTTTTTTATTATTAAATAATCTGAATTTGTTTGCTTTGCTAATCTCAACAAACATTGTTTTAATGCTTTATTAAAAAAATAATTTTGTGCAAATAGGTTTAAGGAACCTGTTATTACAAAAAATAGAATTAACTTTTTCATTTTACCTCCTAATCGTAAACAGCATCTGTAAATTTCCAGATTTGTACTATTTCTCCATCTCCTTTAGCAAAGGTTATTTTAAATATATAAATGCTTTTGTATGCATTTGAATGAGATACTTCAGAATACTCTAAATAAAAACTTCCATTTCTTGTTTTGTGCACTGGAATGTCAACAACCACAAATGAGAGCAAAAAACAATCTTTTTTTAGTTGAATAGGGGTTAAGGGTTTAACTACTAAATAACTTAAAATCCCTGGAACAAATACAGGAAATTTACTTTGTTTTCTTTCAATTGCATTCAAAAATTTTTCAGCATTAACGCAAAAAACCAATTTGGGAGAATGGGATTTTTCTAATTGTTCATAATCAAAATTTAATAATTGATTTCTCATCAAAGAAACATCTTTGTTATACTGCCTGTCAACATAAAAAAATTTGTTAAAAAAATTGTAAAAGTTTATTTCTTGAAAATTTGGAGATTGCTTTTTTGAGAGAAAATCTAAAAAATCTTTTAGAGTGTAATACTTAAACTCCATCATTACTTTTTTTTCAAAGTAAACTCTCTTAACATCCTTTATTTTTAGAAAATATGCAATACACAAATCATAAGAGCGAACAAATTCAGAGTGGTAATTGGGATTAACTGCAGAGTATAGGTTATATTGAAAAAATATTGTTAGGAACACAAATAAAAGATTTTTGATTACTTTCATATACATCTCCAATCTAAAAAACAAAAATCAATTTTTTAACTCTTTTTCATTAAAATAAATAACCCCTCTATCAAAAACTAATACACGATATGGACTTCCTTTCTCTACAGGTAATGCTTGATAAATTACTCTTCGGGGAATGTTTAATTGTTTTCTTATTTCATTGCACATTTGCATTGAAGTTGCTCTATTAGGAAATTTTTTCAAAGCTGGTTCATCAATGGTTCCAAATACTTTATGATACATTTCATGAAAAAAAACCATTCCAATGCTATTGGTTAATTTATCTCTTTCACTCATTCCGCCATAGTGGAGCTTGGGGAAATCACTAAAATCAATTGCAATTCTGTTTAGTTGCTTTGACGCTCTGC from Thermotomaculum hydrothermale carries:
- a CDS encoding RHS repeat-associated core domain-containing protein, which gives rise to MNSGKKLKSKLNDFGEILHTTDTLAYGEELTAPYENNKDEVLNTITYTGHEKDYETDLTYMLARYYSSQTGRFLSPDPGYDYDQLDPMSWNLYSYVRGNPVMRIDPYGRQAATTLDAEAERKLLEEKAKIKARLQYETNAGKMHPKSWAGIQPNGKPVPELKSAKTVEREKKEQEAWKKAGEEAEKKTKVERLNTVIQTSDNLVKDASVIATASLTTPQTISVTPIALATATYASAVSVIASGWKANITGSKNDWNEFKAKTFSFGISTIATKFIENLSLPKPLELYLQTVVNDASVVVDSNSSNK